One genomic window of Nitrosomonas sp. Is35 includes the following:
- a CDS encoding KTSC domain-containing protein, translating into MNWIETPESSNIARFAYDDTNYVLKVEFKNGGIYDYFDVPQHVFEGMRTAPSKGQYLAQQIKGTYRYARA; encoded by the coding sequence ATGAATTGGATTGAAACACCAGAATCTTCAAACATTGCTCGCTTTGCCTATGACGATACAAACTATGTCCTGAAGGTCGAGTTCAAGAATGGCGGCATATATGATTACTTTGATGTGCCACAACATGTTTTCGAGGGGATGCGCACCGCACCATCAAAGGGACAATACCTAGCGCAACAGATTAAGGGAACTTATCGGTATGCAAGAGCCTAG
- a CDS encoding site-specific DNA-methyltransferase encodes MRKQKLELTWIGKENRPKLEPRILLEDPLRNYHAKHRVTNGDIFDNRLIFGDNLLALKALEAEFSGKVKCVFIDPPYNTGSAFTQYDDGVEHSIWLSLMRDRLEIIRRLLSEDGSLWITIDDNEAHYLKVLCDEVFGRANFVSNVVWQKKFSPQANSVWLSDSHDHILVYAKNKESWRPNLLPRTDDADSRYSNPDNDPRGSWTSGDFTISLTGGQRGAQFAKTGVSENIFEITTPSGRKLMPTKGRCWGASPKRFEELRADNRIWFGEAGNNVPRIKRFLSEVQEGIVCMTVWLRTDVGDNQDAKREVAKFNSEEIFSTPKPEKLIQRILELATKPGDFVLDSFAGSGTTGAVAHKMGRRWIMVELGEHCHTHIIPRLQKVIDGEDQGGISKAVSWQGGGGFRYYKLAPSLLQQDAYGQWVINKEYNAEMLAQALCKLEGFTYAPSEVHYWMHGHSTERDFIYVTTANLNHEQLQQLSDEVGLERSLLVLCTAFRGRGDYPNLTVKKIPKQVLSRCEWGHDDYSLRVENLPQAPPPVEIEMTTAKGHSAANSVQGGLFDEEME; translated from the coding sequence ATGCGTAAGCAAAAACTTGAGCTCACCTGGATCGGCAAGGAGAACCGGCCCAAGCTTGAGCCGCGCATTTTGCTGGAAGACCCTTTGAGGAATTATCACGCGAAGCATCGGGTGACGAATGGCGATATCTTCGACAACCGGCTGATCTTCGGCGACAACCTGCTGGCATTGAAGGCTTTGGAGGCGGAGTTCTCGGGCAAGGTAAAGTGTGTGTTTATTGATCCACCGTACAACACCGGTAGTGCATTTACTCAATATGACGACGGAGTGGAGCATTCGATCTGGCTTTCGCTAATGCGCGACCGGCTGGAGATTATCCGGCGTTTGCTGTCGGAGGATGGTTCGTTGTGGATTACGATTGATGACAACGAGGCGCACTACCTGAAAGTGTTGTGCGATGAAGTGTTTGGGCGGGCGAATTTTGTATCCAATGTTGTTTGGCAAAAAAAGTTTTCGCCACAGGCAAATAGCGTTTGGTTATCTGACAGTCACGACCACATACTGGTATATGCAAAAAATAAAGAATCTTGGCGTCCTAACCTGTTGCCAAGAACCGATGATGCGGACTCAAGATACTCGAACCCCGACAATGACCCCCGTGGGTCTTGGACATCTGGGGACTTCACAATTAGTCTTACTGGAGGGCAGAGAGGGGCGCAGTTTGCAAAGACGGGGGTCAGCGAAAATATTTTTGAAATCACTACGCCATCAGGTCGGAAACTGATGCCTACCAAGGGTCGTTGCTGGGGCGCATCTCCAAAGCGATTTGAGGAGCTTCGAGCGGATAATCGAATTTGGTTCGGTGAAGCAGGTAACAATGTTCCGCGAATCAAAAGATTCTTATCAGAAGTTCAGGAAGGAATCGTCTGCATGACAGTTTGGCTGCGCACGGATGTTGGAGACAACCAAGATGCTAAGCGTGAAGTCGCAAAATTTAATTCGGAGGAGATATTTTCAACTCCCAAGCCTGAAAAACTTATTCAGCGCATTTTAGAACTGGCAACAAAGCCCGGCGACTTTGTCCTCGACTCCTTCGCTGGTTCCGGCACCACCGGTGCAGTTGCCCACAAGATGGGTCGCCGCTGGATCATGGTGGAGCTGGGCGAGCATTGCCACACCCACATCATCCCACGCTTGCAAAAAGTCATCGACGGTGAAGACCAAGGTGGCATTAGCAAGGCAGTAAGCTGGCAAGGCGGTGGCGGTTTCCGCTATTACAAACTCGCACCTAGCTTGTTGCAGCAAGATGCTTATGGACAGTGGGTCATCAACAAGGAATACAACGCCGAGATGCTGGCGCAAGCCTTATGCAAGCTGGAAGGATTCACCTATGCGCCTTCTGAAGTGCATTACTGGATGCACGGGCATTCCACCGAACGAGATTTTATCTACGTCACCACAGCAAATCTAAATCACGAGCAATTACAGCAGCTTTCCGATGAAGTGGGATTGGAGCGAAGTTTATTAGTATTGTGCACTGCTTTCCGTGGCCGAGGTGATTATCCGAATCTTACCGTGAAGAAAATCCCTAAGCAGGTGTTGTCACGCTGTGAATGGGGGCATGATGACTATTCGCTGCGAGTCGAAAATCTCCCCCAAGCCCCTCCTCCAGTAGAAATAGAGATGACAACAGCCAAGGGGCATAGTGCTGCAAATTCGGTCCAAGGCGGGTTATTTGATGAGGAAATGGAATGA
- a CDS encoding zeta toxin family protein: protein MKKIIIIAGPNGAGKTTFAREFLPNEAGCPKFVNADLIAAGLSPFAPDVAAMKAARIMLESIKELEERSESFAFETMLSGLTYAHRIRRWRKAGYHVTLFFLSLPNSQMAIDRVAERVRQGGHDVPSEVIRRRFAAGLRNFEQIYRDEVDAWALYDNAGDEPVLINWGEKA from the coding sequence GTGAAGAAAATTATCATCATTGCTGGTCCCAATGGTGCCGGTAAAACGACTTTCGCCCGGGAATTTCTGCCCAATGAAGCCGGTTGTCCAAAATTCGTGAACGCAGATTTGATCGCGGCGGGTTTGTCGCCGTTTGCACCGGATGTAGCTGCGATGAAAGCAGCCCGTATTATGCTGGAAAGTATTAAAGAGCTTGAAGAGCGCAGTGAAAGTTTTGCGTTTGAGACTATGCTTTCTGGGTTGACTTATGCGCACCGGATTCGCCGTTGGCGCAAGGCCGGTTATCATGTCACGCTGTTTTTCTTGTCGTTGCCGAATTCACAAATGGCCATTGATCGTGTGGCGGAACGTGTGCGCCAAGGCGGTCATGACGTGCCGAGCGAGGTCATCCGCAGGCGTTTTGCTGCGGGGCTGCGAAATTTTGAACAGATTTATCGTGATGAAGTGGATGCTTGGGCGTTGTATGACAATGCAGGCGATGAGCCGGTACTGATTAATTGGGGAGAAAAGGCATGA
- a CDS encoding DEAD/DEAH box helicase: MNRHVNAIAGRLSLRAPQRRSLEILDRITEITPPKKDRDLLATLEIIRSEFPSVTDFEREFPSLCFALATGVGKTRLMGAFISYLHLARGINNFFVLAPNLTIYNKLITDFSDRTHPKYVFKGISEFAIDTPAIITGDNYNQHDPASGTLFGGVRINIFNISKINSEVRGGRAPRIKRLSEYIGESYFDYLAGLPDLVLLMDESHRYRASAGIRAINELKPILGLELTATPFVEGTGGAVPFKNVILDYPLGKAMEDGFVKEPAVVTRKNFNPAGMSPEEIERMKLEDGMRLHESVKVELETYARETSNPIVKPFLLVIARDTTHAGQLLALIQSEGFFEGRYKDKVIQVDSSRTGADEEEMIERLLKVEHTEEPTEIVIHVNMLKEGWDVTNLYTIVPLRAANARTLIEQSIGRGLRLPYGKRTGVTAVDRLNIVAHDKFQEIINEANRPDSAIHLKAVVLNNDELDQKTATIVSQSEVATQLGIKPADTTANTQIAGQDVQPLFTKPEEQKAAQIAYEVIRKMENQPKSVPTLAHLKNPEVQAAIVKAVQEQHRPVQLELEGVAELPDFAAVVAKTVELVNQKTIDIPRILVVPKGEVKAGFRPFTLKLDTLKYPAVSDELWIQYLRTSQRDEITLGAGGIEEKRIEDYVVSGLMYFDDVSYDDQADLLYDLAAQTVEHFCSYLSEDEARKVLRCYQRDIARFIHAQMQDHSWEEAVDYEVVVSKGYTEFKSSAYTHAINEPPADYRVSPADRSNMSKYVFGGFKHCLYPVQKFDSEAERVLANILDRDAIKWFKPAKGQFQIFYQQGADHPEYQPDFVAETNNAIFMLEPKASNQMTDPVVKAKMEAAIKWCKNASDYAIANGGKPWRYVLIPHNAIAQNMTLEGLVQQFIS, from the coding sequence ATGAATCGTCATGTCAACGCTATTGCCGGACGTCTCAGTTTGCGTGCACCGCAGCGCCGTTCGCTAGAAATTCTGGATCGAATCACTGAGATTACTCCGCCCAAAAAAGATAGAGATCTTCTGGCAACACTGGAAATTATTCGCAGTGAATTTCCATCCGTCACAGATTTCGAACGCGAGTTTCCGTCACTGTGCTTTGCACTGGCTACAGGTGTGGGCAAAACCCGATTAATGGGCGCATTTATCAGTTATCTGCATTTGGCGCGCGGTATCAATAATTTCTTTGTACTGGCACCGAATTTGACGATTTACAATAAACTGATCACCGATTTCAGTGACCGCACCCATCCAAAGTATGTCTTCAAGGGTATCTCGGAATTTGCCATTGATACACCTGCCATCATCACGGGCGACAACTATAATCAGCATGATCCGGCCAGTGGCACACTCTTTGGTGGCGTGCGTATCAATATTTTCAATATTTCCAAAATCAATTCTGAGGTGCGTGGTGGCCGAGCTCCGCGCATCAAGCGATTATCTGAATATATCGGCGAAAGCTATTTTGACTATCTGGCCGGACTACCCGACCTGGTGCTTTTGATGGATGAATCGCATCGCTATCGTGCCAGTGCGGGCATCAGGGCAATCAATGAGCTGAAACCGATTCTTGGTTTGGAGTTGACAGCTACCCCTTTTGTAGAAGGAACCGGAGGTGCGGTGCCGTTTAAAAACGTTATTCTGGATTATCCATTGGGAAAGGCGATGGAAGATGGTTTTGTGAAAGAGCCTGCCGTGGTGACGCGCAAGAATTTCAATCCGGCAGGCATGTCGCCAGAAGAAATTGAACGCATGAAATTGGAAGATGGGATGCGCCTGCACGAGAGCGTAAAAGTCGAGTTGGAAACTTACGCCAGAGAAACCAGCAATCCTATTGTTAAGCCATTCCTGCTAGTGATTGCACGAGATACCACCCATGCTGGGCAGTTGTTGGCGTTGATCCAATCCGAGGGTTTCTTCGAAGGACGCTACAAAGACAAGGTCATTCAAGTTGATTCGAGCCGAACCGGTGCAGATGAAGAAGAAATGATCGAGCGGTTATTGAAGGTGGAACACACTGAAGAGCCGACTGAGATCGTTATTCACGTTAATATGCTGAAAGAAGGCTGGGACGTAACCAATCTCTATACTATCGTGCCGCTGCGTGCTGCCAATGCACGTACCCTGATTGAACAATCCATCGGTCGTGGATTACGGTTGCCTTATGGTAAGCGCACGGGCGTAACGGCAGTTGATCGGCTCAATATTGTGGCCCATGATAAGTTTCAGGAAATAATCAACGAAGCGAATCGACCTGATTCCGCCATTCATCTGAAAGCAGTGGTACTGAATAATGATGAACTCGATCAAAAAACAGCAACGATTGTTTCTCAATCTGAAGTTGCGACCCAATTGGGAATAAAGCCAGCAGATACAACTGCCAACACACAAATTGCGGGGCAAGATGTGCAGCCTCTTTTTACCAAACCGGAAGAACAAAAGGCAGCGCAGATTGCTTATGAAGTCATCCGCAAGATGGAGAATCAACCCAAGTCTGTGCCCACGTTGGCGCATTTGAAAAATCCGGAAGTTCAGGCTGCTATCGTTAAGGCTGTACAAGAACAACATCGACCCGTACAACTGGAACTGGAAGGAGTGGCAGAACTGCCGGATTTTGCAGCCGTTGTGGCTAAAACGGTGGAATTAGTAAACCAGAAGACTATTGATATTCCACGCATCCTAGTTGTGCCTAAAGGAGAAGTGAAAGCTGGTTTTAGACCGTTCACTCTAAAACTGGATACATTGAAATATCCAGCGGTGTCCGATGAGCTATGGATACAGTACCTGCGTACCAGTCAGCGAGATGAAATAACATTGGGCGCTGGTGGTATTGAAGAGAAACGAATCGAGGATTATGTCGTCAGCGGCCTGATGTATTTCGATGATGTTTCTTATGATGATCAAGCAGACCTATTGTATGACTTGGCTGCGCAGACCGTTGAGCATTTCTGCAGCTATCTATCCGAGGATGAAGCGCGTAAGGTTTTGCGTTGCTATCAGCGTGACATTGCCCGATTTATCCATGCACAAATGCAAGATCATAGTTGGGAAGAAGCAGTAGATTACGAAGTAGTTGTAAGTAAAGGGTACACAGAATTCAAATCTAGCGCCTACACTCATGCGATTAATGAACCGCCAGCCGATTATCGGGTATCACCCGCAGACAGGAGCAATATGTCGAAGTATGTGTTTGGCGGCTTCAAGCATTGCCTGTACCCGGTGCAGAAATTTGACTCTGAAGCAGAACGCGTATTGGCAAACATTCTTGACCGTGATGCAATCAAGTGGTTTAAACCGGCAAAGGGACAATTTCAGATTTTCTACCAACAAGGGGCCGATCATCCAGAATATCAGCCGGATTTTGTCGCTGAGACAAATAATGCGATTTTTATGCTCGAACCCAAGGCTAGCAATCAAATGACCGATCCGGTCGTTAAAGCCAAGATGGAAGCTGCTATCAAGTGGTGCAAGAATGCGTCTGACTACGCCATAGCCAATGGCGGCAAGCCTTGGCGCTATGTTCTGATTCCGCATAACGCAATTGCACAAAATATGACCCTTGAAGGGTTGGTGCAACAATTCATTTCATAG
- a CDS encoding transcriptional regulator domain-containing protein, whose amino-acid sequence MQKIAWYSLDWKNPDNYMSIITTETPNDVCAWEFLRRNLEYQYDYFEYARTGQFPNYVPHLNQDDSTDMCDWYGIDSQSKNFDPKVDIPPTFYIDATPTFTTRSFNGRNLPSEFMVRLSVELDRDIQLKAIKDHFDEFEKKCNAKFTINKKNYGIYLRILDALSAGISENEITDGYVAITCNVRKGTTAESYVKQAKALRDQDYIKILKGKIFYPKPEKGGVNNFV is encoded by the coding sequence ATGCAGAAAATAGCCTGGTATTCCCTTGATTGGAAGAATCCTGACAACTACATGAGCATAATAACAACAGAAACTCCCAATGATGTTTGTGCATGGGAATTTCTGCGCAGGAATCTCGAGTACCAATATGATTATTTTGAATACGCCAGAACAGGCCAATTTCCAAATTATGTTCCACACCTGAATCAGGATGACTCTACCGATATGTGTGATTGGTATGGTATTGATAGTCAATCAAAGAATTTTGATCCAAAGGTCGATATTCCCCCAACTTTTTACATAGATGCGACACCAACTTTCACCACAAGATCTTTTAATGGCAGAAATTTACCTAGTGAGTTTATGGTCCGCTTATCTGTTGAACTGGATCGCGATATCCAGCTTAAAGCAATTAAGGATCATTTTGATGAATTTGAAAAAAAATGTAATGCCAAATTTACAATAAATAAAAAGAATTATGGAATTTATTTACGGATCCTTGATGCACTCTCGGCGGGGATTTCTGAAAATGAAATCACCGACGGATATGTGGCCATCACTTGTAATGTAAGAAAAGGGACCACTGCAGAATCCTACGTAAAACAGGCTAAGGCACTACGAGATCAAGATTATATAAAAATTCTCAAAGGTAAGATATTTTATCCCAAACCAGAAAAAGGAGGTGTAAATAATTTTGTGTAA
- a CDS encoding IS256 family transposase, with the protein MTTPKPLPAGLIDSLLADYKKPEDLIGEHGLLKQLTKALVERALQAEMADHLGHDKHETVVNATGNTRNGKSRKTLKGEFGELPIEIPRDREGSFESLIISKHQTRWAGFDDKILSLYARGMTVREIQQHLTEMYGTEVSPTLISTVTDGVMDEVKQWQSRPLDAVYPVIYLDCIHAKVRDAGSVRTKAIYLAIGINMEGHKEILGLWIAQTEGAKFWLSVVTELKNRGVQDIFIACVDGLKGFPEAIETIYPHAIVQLCIVHMVRNSLNYVGWNKRKEVAADLRLVYSAATIDEAEHALADFEDKWNYAYPPIARSWRNNWQRIIPFFDYPPEIRRIIYTTNAIESVNMSLRKVSKNRGSFPNDEAVIKLFYLALSNIAKKWSMPLRDWKPALNRFTIQFNERMPRHY; encoded by the coding sequence ATGACCACACCCAAACCCCTGCCAGCCGGCTTAATTGATAGCCTGCTGGCCGATTACAAAAAGCCAGAAGATTTAATCGGTGAGCATGGTCTTCTCAAGCAACTCACCAAAGCGTTGGTTGAACGTGCCTTGCAAGCAGAAATGGCCGATCATCTTGGTCACGATAAGCACGAAACGGTAGTCAATGCCACTGGCAATACCAGAAATGGTAAAAGCCGTAAGACCCTGAAAGGTGAATTCGGTGAGTTACCCATCGAGATCCCCCGTGACCGTGAGGGCAGCTTCGAGTCTCTGATCATTTCCAAGCATCAGACCCGCTGGGCGGGCTTTGATGACAAGATCCTCTCGCTGTATGCCCGTGGCATGACAGTGCGTGAAATCCAACAGCACCTCACTGAAATGTATGGCACAGAAGTATCGCCTACGCTCATTTCTACGGTCACTGATGGCGTAATGGATGAAGTGAAGCAGTGGCAATCCCGGCCTCTCGATGCGGTGTATCCTGTGATCTATCTCGATTGTATCCATGCCAAAGTTCGTGACGCTGGTAGCGTTCGTACCAAAGCGATTTACCTGGCGATCGGCATTAACATGGAGGGCCATAAAGAAATACTGGGCTTATGGATTGCTCAGACCGAGGGTGCCAAGTTCTGGCTCAGCGTTGTCACTGAACTCAAAAATCGTGGCGTGCAAGATATCTTTATCGCCTGTGTCGATGGCTTAAAGGGCTTTCCCGAAGCGATTGAAACCATCTATCCACATGCCATTGTACAACTCTGTATCGTGCACATGGTTCGTAATAGTCTCAACTACGTCGGCTGGAATAAACGCAAGGAAGTAGCTGCTGATTTACGTTTGGTCTACAGCGCCGCCACGATTGATGAGGCTGAACACGCGTTAGCCGACTTTGAAGATAAATGGAACTATGCTTATCCACCGATCGCCCGATCTTGGCGCAATAACTGGCAACGCATCATTCCATTCTTCGACTACCCGCCTGAGATACGGCGCATTATTTACACCACCAATGCGATTGAGTCAGTCAATATGAGCCTACGCAAAGTCAGCAAAAACCGTGGATCGTTTCCCAACGATGAAGCTGTGATCAAATTGTTCTATTTGGCTCTCAGCAATATCGCCAAAAAATGGTCTATGCCACTAAGAGATTGGAAACCGGCACTAAACAGGTTTACTATTCAATTTAACGAAAGAATGCCTCGGCATTATTAA
- a CDS encoding HNH endonuclease family protein: MKNIVLSLLVAILATISGCAVEKRVAPTQQELIAVPAQISPYNRKDWPHWIDADGDCQNTRQEMLIAFSQIPVRFKDARHCTVVSGEWFGVYTGKAFTKASDVDIDHIVPLAHAHRHGADKWTRDQRRTFANDFENLLVVDDSANQSKGDQAPHEWLPPRRDYWCEYGKRWNRIKEKYRLWYAALEVKTLRLLAETCQ; this comes from the coding sequence TTGAAAAATATCGTTCTATCCCTACTAGTTGCAATCCTGGCGACAATTTCCGGCTGTGCTGTAGAAAAGCGGGTTGCGCCAACTCAACAAGAATTAATCGCTGTTCCCGCTCAGATCAGCCCCTACAATCGCAAAGATTGGCCGCATTGGATTGATGCCGACGGGGATTGTCAGAACACACGGCAAGAAATGCTGATTGCGTTTAGTCAAATCCCAGTGCGATTTAAGGATGCTCGGCACTGCACCGTAGTATCCGGTGAATGGTTTGGTGTGTACACGGGCAAGGCATTTACCAAAGCTTCGGATGTCGATATTGATCACATTGTACCCCTAGCTCATGCGCATCGGCACGGTGCTGACAAATGGACGCGTGATCAACGGCGAACATTCGCCAATGATTTCGAGAATCTGCTGGTGGTTGATGATTCAGCCAATCAATCCAAAGGCGATCAAGCACCGCATGAATGGTTACCTCCTCGCAGAGATTACTGGTGCGAGTATGGCAAGCGCTGGAACCGCATCAAGGAGAAATACCGATTGTGGTATGCCGCTCTGGAAGTAAAAACTCTGCGCTTACTGGCTGAGACCTGCCAGTGA
- a CDS encoding potassium transporter Kup: MVSTSNKLKSTAKNESLSVLSLAALGVVYGDIGTSPLYVMKTVFDPAHGLIISDNNIIGIISLIFWAIMMVVTVKYITLILRADNHGEGGIMALLSLASSSVLNRPQLHRILFIIGAFGAALFYGDGVITPAISVLSAVEGLEVATPLLQPYVLPITLIVLISLFLIQQRGTGGIGAMFGPITLIWFITLGFFGLINIATAPEILQAFNPLFAVSFCLDNGLLAFIAFGAVVLAVTGGEALYADMGHFGIKPIRLAWYGCVLPALILNYLGQGALLLADPSAISNPFFLLFPSWALYPAVALATAATVIASQAVISGVFSVTRQAIQLGFLPRMQIRHTSDQKIGQIYIPFVNWILLAAVIMAVVGFGSSSSLASAYGVAVTATMVIETILTFFVLRFAWKYPLILGIVATGFFLIIDATFFAATILKIFQGGWFPLVIGAIIFFVMITWNRGREILLERLRSDDIPLEPFLESLLAHPPVRVSGTSIFLTSNVNGVPHALLHNLAHNQVLHECVVFLTVDYLETPRVLEEERVSIKPLIGNCYQITVKYGFKDEPDLPAALEICKQHGLEFEPLKTSYFLSREIVVPSPGGGMTQWQERIFATMARNASNAAEYFKLPANRVLELGTRIEI; this comes from the coding sequence ATGGTCAGCACAAGCAATAAACTCAAAAGCACCGCCAAGAATGAATCTCTCAGTGTATTAAGCCTCGCTGCACTAGGTGTTGTCTATGGCGACATCGGCACAAGTCCTTTGTATGTCATGAAGACTGTTTTTGATCCCGCTCATGGGCTTATTATCAGTGATAACAATATCATTGGTATTATCTCGCTCATTTTCTGGGCGATCATGATGGTAGTGACGGTTAAGTACATCACATTGATTTTGCGAGCAGACAATCATGGAGAAGGCGGCATCATGGCATTGCTGTCGCTTGCCAGCTCCTCAGTCCTTAATCGTCCTCAGTTACATCGTATTCTTTTTATAATCGGCGCATTTGGTGCAGCACTATTCTATGGGGATGGCGTAATTACTCCCGCTATATCCGTGTTGAGTGCGGTAGAGGGGTTAGAAGTGGCAACCCCGCTGCTTCAGCCCTATGTATTACCGATCACGCTCATTGTCTTGATTTCGCTTTTCCTGATCCAGCAACGTGGCACGGGTGGAATTGGTGCGATGTTCGGACCGATAACGCTGATATGGTTCATTACACTAGGGTTTTTCGGTTTGATAAATATTGCTACGGCACCAGAGATTTTGCAAGCTTTTAATCCGCTGTTTGCTGTTAGTTTTTGTCTGGACAACGGATTGCTTGCCTTTATTGCTTTTGGTGCCGTGGTGCTGGCAGTGACAGGCGGTGAGGCACTTTATGCTGATATGGGGCACTTTGGGATAAAACCAATTCGCCTGGCTTGGTATGGTTGCGTTCTTCCTGCGCTCATATTGAACTATTTAGGACAAGGTGCGCTGCTACTTGCCGATCCATCGGCCATTTCCAATCCGTTCTTTTTGCTGTTCCCATCGTGGGCGCTTTATCCAGCCGTTGCGCTGGCTACGGCAGCCACTGTCATTGCATCGCAAGCGGTGATTTCGGGTGTTTTCTCAGTAACCCGGCAAGCCATCCAACTGGGATTCTTGCCGCGCATGCAGATCAGGCACACCTCAGACCAAAAGATTGGCCAAATATATATTCCATTCGTCAATTGGATTCTGCTGGCAGCCGTGATCATGGCTGTAGTGGGATTCGGTTCATCGTCTAGTCTCGCATCGGCTTATGGCGTAGCGGTCACCGCCACAATGGTGATTGAAACCATATTGACTTTTTTTGTACTTCGTTTCGCTTGGAAGTATCCTTTGATACTTGGCATAGTAGCGACAGGATTTTTCTTGATCATTGATGCCACATTTTTTGCTGCAACGATATTAAAAATATTCCAAGGCGGGTGGTTTCCCTTAGTCATTGGCGCAATCATCTTTTTTGTAATGATTACTTGGAATCGCGGACGTGAAATTTTACTGGAGCGTTTGCGTTCAGATGATATCCCTCTTGAGCCATTCTTGGAGTCATTGCTAGCACACCCACCGGTACGTGTTTCCGGAACATCTATTTTTCTAACATCTAATGTGAATGGTGTGCCGCATGCGTTATTGCATAATCTCGCGCATAACCAAGTCTTACATGAATGTGTAGTGTTCTTGACCGTAGATTACCTGGAAACTCCCAGAGTTCTGGAAGAGGAGCGGGTATCTATAAAACCGTTAATAGGAAATTGTTATCAAATTACTGTTAAATATGGCTTTAAGGACGAACCAGACTTGCCAGCTGCGTTGGAAATATGTAAACAACATGGACTCGAGTTTGAGCCACTGAAAACATCTTATTTTCTGAGTCGTGAAATTGTCGTGCCAAGTCCTGGTGGTGGCATGACGCAGTGGCAGGAGCGGATATTTGCTACGATGGCTAGAAATGCCAGCAATGCGGCCGAGTACTTTAAATTACCGGCTAATCGTGTCCTTGAATTGGGTACAAGGATTGAAATCTAA